One part of the Mariniblastus fucicola genome encodes these proteins:
- a CDS encoding metallophosphoesterase family protein: MSDPIKFVHASDFHLDRPISGLSEIPNHLIKTLASAPYEAAQRVFDFALTERVDFVLLSGDLFDHDSGSARAPSFLLNNFQKLAERGIHVYWCAGETDHPDRWPSSIKLPETVVTFSSTIVEEVEHLRGDKRIATILSSGFDSKRRNGDAFAAPAGEGLNIALTHGDFESTSLKTENIHYWAMGGKHKATRLDRSGSVVAWPGTTQGRHPKESGACGFNFIRVDSSGKIKVQSVSCDRVRWLPQKIAITENVGVLELKEVLSERALKIIADTTDQIVLSRWLLNTEGNFNPRIRQEEWSSEILEWLRDEFGRGDRGLWSTKVDVETPKSLPMEWYEEDTILGEYLRAVGRYQSDDSLKLNLHEYMPHTVKGDMMASVAHVTRERRDITLRRAAMVGVNYLASHKHVDEIDHDEVDEIDDLREAS, encoded by the coding sequence ATGTCAGACCCGATCAAGTTTGTCCACGCTTCCGATTTTCACCTCGATCGACCGATCAGTGGACTGTCGGAAATCCCCAATCATCTGATCAAGACACTCGCGTCGGCGCCGTACGAGGCAGCCCAACGCGTGTTCGATTTCGCGCTGACTGAACGCGTCGATTTTGTGCTCCTGTCAGGAGACCTGTTCGATCATGACTCGGGCTCGGCGCGAGCCCCATCGTTTCTGCTGAACAACTTTCAGAAGTTGGCTGAACGAGGAATCCATGTGTACTGGTGCGCCGGCGAAACCGACCATCCCGACCGCTGGCCCAGTTCGATCAAGCTTCCCGAAACCGTGGTCACGTTTTCGTCGACGATCGTGGAAGAAGTCGAACATCTCCGCGGCGACAAGCGAATTGCCACGATCCTGTCATCCGGATTTGACTCCAAACGTCGCAATGGCGATGCGTTTGCAGCGCCGGCGGGCGAAGGTTTAAACATTGCGCTAACGCACGGCGATTTTGAGTCGACCAGTCTCAAGACGGAAAACATTCACTACTGGGCGATGGGCGGCAAGCATAAAGCGACACGCTTGGATCGCAGTGGTTCGGTCGTCGCGTGGCCGGGAACAACTCAGGGGCGCCACCCGAAAGAGTCGGGCGCTTGCGGTTTCAATTTTATTCGAGTCGACTCTTCTGGAAAGATTAAAGTCCAGTCGGTTAGCTGCGATCGCGTGCGGTGGCTCCCCCAGAAAATCGCGATCACGGAGAACGTCGGAGTCCTGGAACTGAAAGAAGTGCTTTCCGAACGGGCGTTGAAGATCATCGCCGACACGACAGATCAAATCGTCCTTTCCCGTTGGCTATTGAACACGGAAGGCAACTTCAACCCCCGCATTCGACAGGAAGAATGGAGCAGCGAAATTCTTGAATGGCTGCGCGACGAATTTGGACGTGGCGATCGAGGACTGTGGTCGACCAAGGTCGATGTGGAGACTCCGAAGTCGCTTCCGATGGAGTGGTACGAAGAGGACACGATTCTTGGCGAGTATCTTCGCGCAGTGGGACGCTACCAGAGCGACGATTCGCTGAAGCTGAATTTGCACGAGTACATGCCGCACACGGTCAAGGGCGACATGATGGCATCAGTGGCTCATGTGACACGGGAACGACGCGACATCACGTTGCGTCGCGCGGCGATGGTTGGCGTGAACTATCTGGCCAGCCACAAACATGTCGACGAGATCGATCATGACGAGGTCGATGAGATTGATGATTTGCGCGAGGCGTCGTAG
- a CDS encoding SAM-dependent methyltransferase — protein sequence MNNPANFIFAACQAGAEAALRKEIPENHPELKLAFSRPGFVTFKVDPNNRLPDRYSLKSTLARTSGWSLGRAESENSAEIVASILENGAEQLAAADVIHVWERDRKVPGSGGFEPGVSVLANEVGQQVLAAMEASGKFSNKPALNRLARPDSVVFDICVVEPNQWWYGFHEANTSAGRWPGGVPMFDTDVEPISRAYFKLKEALLWSGIPVSEGDVCAELGSAPGGACQLLLEMGALVIAIDPAELEADVLKHPNLNHIRRRGHEVKKRDFRDVRWLFADISMVPNYTLDTVSAIVSHDAVNIKGMALTLKLTNWELLDSVPAWIQRVKDLGFKYVRTRQLAFNRQEICLIAAKDKFVLRAGKKRVSQPPQLQS from the coding sequence ATGAACAACCCAGCAAACTTCATTTTTGCGGCGTGCCAGGCCGGTGCCGAAGCTGCACTCCGTAAAGAGATCCCAGAAAACCACCCTGAGCTGAAGCTCGCTTTTTCACGTCCCGGTTTCGTGACCTTCAAGGTCGATCCGAACAACCGGCTGCCCGATCGTTACTCGCTAAAGTCAACTTTGGCTCGAACCAGCGGATGGTCGCTGGGCCGCGCGGAGTCCGAGAACAGCGCTGAAATCGTGGCGTCGATTCTGGAAAACGGAGCCGAGCAACTGGCGGCTGCCGACGTGATTCACGTTTGGGAGCGGGATCGCAAAGTTCCCGGTTCGGGCGGATTTGAACCTGGCGTTTCCGTTTTGGCCAATGAAGTCGGACAGCAGGTGTTGGCGGCGATGGAAGCGTCCGGAAAGTTCAGCAACAAACCAGCACTCAATCGACTGGCGCGGCCCGATTCCGTTGTGTTCGATATCTGCGTCGTCGAACCGAATCAGTGGTGGTATGGATTTCACGAAGCCAACACTTCGGCCGGTCGCTGGCCAGGAGGCGTTCCGATGTTCGACACCGACGTTGAACCGATCAGCCGCGCATACTTCAAGCTCAAGGAGGCACTTCTGTGGTCAGGTATCCCTGTCAGCGAAGGAGACGTTTGCGCGGAACTGGGCAGCGCGCCCGGAGGAGCCTGTCAGCTATTGTTAGAGATGGGTGCTCTCGTGATTGCCATTGATCCGGCTGAACTGGAAGCCGACGTGCTGAAGCATCCGAATCTGAATCACATTCGTCGCCGCGGCCATGAAGTCAAAAAACGTGACTTTCGGGACGTGCGTTGGTTGTTCGCGGACATCAGCATGGTGCCGAACTACACGTTGGACACCGTTTCGGCGATCGTGTCGCACGACGCAGTGAATATCAAAGGCATGGCTCTAACGTTGAAGCTCACCAATTGGGAGTTGCTGGATTCCGTTCCCGCATGGATTCAACGTGTGAAGGACCTTGGGTTCAAGTATGTTCGGACTCGGCAGTTGGCTTTCAACCGCCAGGAAATTTGTCTGATCGCCGCGAAAGACAAATTCGTTTTACGTGCCGGAAAAAAACGAGTCTCGCAACCGCCGCAATTGCAGAGCTGA
- a CDS encoding adenine phosphoribosyltransferase, protein MSNDAPINLNDFIRDVQDFPKPGITFKDITPLLLSSPAFEECINQMAEKVSDLEIDVIAAAEARGFLFAAPLALKLGIGMVPIRKPGKLPHDKHSYSYELEYGTDTLEMHVDGISKGQNVLIVDDLLATGGTVEACCRMIEKCEANITGCLFLIHLAFLDGAKKLDPYPVISLLDY, encoded by the coding sequence ATGTCGAATGATGCCCCGATTAACCTCAATGATTTCATCCGGGACGTTCAGGATTTTCCCAAGCCGGGGATCACTTTCAAAGACATCACGCCGCTGCTGTTGAGCAGTCCAGCGTTCGAAGAATGTATCAACCAAATGGCAGAGAAGGTTAGCGACCTTGAAATCGACGTGATTGCTGCCGCCGAAGCACGTGGCTTTCTGTTTGCGGCGCCGCTGGCGTTGAAGCTTGGAATCGGAATGGTTCCAATTCGCAAGCCCGGCAAACTTCCTCACGACAAACATTCGTACAGCTACGAATTGGAGTACGGCACCGACACGCTTGAAATGCACGTCGATGGAATCTCCAAAGGCCAGAACGTTTTGATCGTCGATGACTTGCTCGCCACCGGCGGCACGGTTGAAGCTTGCTGCAGGATGATTGAAAAGTGCGAAGCCAACATTACGGGATGCCTGTTCCTGATCCATTTGGCGTTTCTTGACGGAGCGAAAAAACTGGATCCGTACCCGGTCATCAGCTTGCTGGACTACTAA
- a CDS encoding prenyltransferase/squalene oxidase repeat-containing protein gives MNALLEFIDNASGQVLEFFNSSNLQMVLLVGTGLLTVGLLILALTRWGHSRPLWKCVVLSVTAHILLLGYAYGTRLILVKPDQSLAKVAPVEDSDMDVQLVDEDGSDDLSERIESEKMSWNEFGNDQPFPELEPLPRPKIDSEILIKRETPAEVVESTPADRFAPMPKAEPMPQSIPAPAPTLPDEFAKLTKPDPIPSPSQLKVLSKPEEVEIPQSSKAFVDEMFAHEGEFKAVTNPQQPDVVKLESNTPTSDLATSSSLPSPPIQQRANFQAATQKPTFVTTARSPVRIGDGQPVPKMYELRNAANRLKVLQARGGSIETEQSVEAALLWLANHQDVDGRWDASKHGGGTETKVFGHNRDGAGANADTGITGLALLAFLAGGHSHMEGPWQDTVRDGLGFLISKQDSAGSFAGEARLFARMYCHSMSLLAVSEAYAMTGDAKLRDAVERGVDYSVRAQNRYDGGWRYQPGDEGDMSQFGWQALALHSAKIAGIDVPQDTIAKMHSFIDRCAVRSGGGVAAYRPGHAPSTTMTAESLVGRYVLGQTPSDRVVREAKFEITGDMPSAHKPNLYYWYYGTMAMYFAGGPEWEQWNENVKSVLLSSQKHTGDDRGSWAPDGMWASYGGRVYSTALSALILEVYYRYLPTTQQPNERFAAQGEFSRQK, from the coding sequence ATGAACGCGCTGCTGGAATTTATCGACAATGCATCGGGGCAGGTTCTTGAGTTCTTCAACTCAAGCAATCTGCAGATGGTCCTGTTGGTGGGAACTGGCTTGCTAACCGTCGGCCTGTTGATCCTGGCACTGACTCGATGGGGACATTCGCGTCCGCTTTGGAAGTGCGTCGTTCTGTCGGTCACCGCTCATATTCTTTTGCTGGGCTACGCCTACGGAACGCGGTTGATTTTGGTCAAACCAGACCAATCATTGGCCAAAGTCGCGCCGGTCGAAGATTCCGACATGGACGTACAGCTTGTCGACGAAGATGGCAGCGACGATCTTTCTGAGCGAATCGAATCTGAAAAAATGTCATGGAACGAGTTCGGAAACGATCAGCCTTTCCCGGAGCTTGAGCCGTTGCCGCGGCCAAAGATTGACTCCGAAATTCTGATCAAGCGGGAGACACCCGCAGAAGTCGTCGAGTCGACGCCTGCTGACAGGTTCGCTCCGATGCCCAAAGCTGAACCGATGCCGCAGTCAATTCCCGCTCCGGCGCCGACGCTTCCCGATGAATTCGCAAAGCTGACCAAGCCGGACCCTATTCCTTCGCCGTCACAGTTGAAAGTTTTGTCCAAGCCGGAAGAAGTCGAGATTCCTCAGTCCAGCAAAGCATTTGTGGACGAAATGTTTGCTCATGAGGGAGAATTCAAAGCCGTCACTAATCCGCAACAACCCGATGTTGTGAAGCTTGAGAGCAACACACCGACGTCAGATCTTGCGACGTCGAGTTCACTGCCATCGCCGCCGATTCAGCAACGTGCAAATTTCCAGGCCGCCACGCAGAAGCCGACTTTTGTGACAACCGCCCGTTCGCCGGTTCGCATTGGCGATGGGCAACCAGTCCCAAAAATGTACGAACTGCGAAACGCAGCCAATCGGCTCAAGGTATTGCAAGCTCGCGGAGGCTCCATCGAAACCGAACAATCCGTCGAAGCTGCTTTGCTATGGCTGGCCAACCATCAGGACGTCGACGGTCGCTGGGATGCAAGCAAACATGGCGGCGGAACGGAAACCAAAGTCTTCGGTCACAATCGCGATGGAGCCGGCGCGAATGCGGACACGGGCATCACCGGTTTGGCGTTGCTCGCGTTTCTCGCTGGCGGACATTCGCATATGGAAGGACCGTGGCAAGACACGGTTCGAGACGGACTGGGGTTCCTGATCAGCAAGCAGGATTCGGCGGGCTCGTTCGCGGGCGAGGCACGTTTGTTTGCCAGAATGTACTGTCATTCGATGTCGCTGTTGGCGGTTAGCGAAGCCTATGCGATGACCGGCGACGCGAAGCTTCGCGATGCAGTTGAGCGCGGCGTCGACTATTCGGTTCGAGCCCAAAATCGTTACGACGGTGGGTGGCGCTATCAACCAGGCGACGAAGGCGACATGAGCCAGTTTGGCTGGCAGGCGTTGGCGTTGCACAGTGCCAAAATCGCAGGCATCGACGTTCCGCAGGACACGATTGCGAAGATGCACAGCTTTATCGATCGCTGTGCGGTTCGATCTGGTGGTGGAGTCGCAGCGTATCGCCCAGGCCATGCACCGAGCACGACGATGACGGCGGAATCTTTGGTCGGACGTTATGTGCTTGGCCAGACTCCTTCTGATCGAGTTGTTCGAGAAGCGAAGTTTGAGATCACCGGCGATATGCCGTCGGCTCACAAGCCAAATCTTTACTATTGGTACTACGGGACGATGGCGATGTATTTCGCGGGCGGTCCGGAATGGGAACAGTGGAACGAGAACGTAAAATCCGTTTTGCTTTCCAGTCAGAAACATACGGGCGACGACCGAGGCAGTTGGGCTCCCGATGGCATGTGGGCCAGCTATGGAGGCCGGGTTTATTCAACGGCGCTATCGGCTTTGATTCTGGAAGTCTACTACCGGTATTTGCCAACGACTCAGCAGCCGAACGAACGCTTCGCGGCTCAGGGTGAGTTTTCGCGGCAGAAGTAG
- a CDS encoding ExbD/TolR family protein — translation MPLKVQRDDQTAINLTPMIDIVFLLIIFFMVSSHFTNQTSTQERDIAIKVPVVSDAGALTAPPRHRVINIYDDGQVALDEDTVSIPELESKLTDARAQYEQLGVVVRGDGAVQYERVAEVIATCKKVRIQNLNIAVSNQDSVNR, via the coding sequence ATGCCTCTTAAAGTACAACGCGACGATCAAACGGCAATCAATCTGACGCCGATGATCGACATCGTCTTTCTGCTGATCATCTTTTTCATGGTCAGCAGCCATTTCACGAACCAGACCAGCACTCAGGAACGCGACATCGCGATCAAGGTGCCAGTGGTTTCTGACGCGGGAGCACTAACTGCGCCGCCGCGACATCGCGTGATCAACATCTACGACGATGGACAAGTGGCGCTCGACGAAGACACCGTTAGCATCCCCGAGCTTGAGTCGAAACTGACCGATGCGCGAGCGCAGTATGAACAGCTTGGCGTCGTCGTTCGCGGTGACGGAGCAGTTCAGTACGAACGGGTCGCCGAAGTTATTGCCACGTGTAAGAAAGTCAGGATTCAGAACCTGAACATTGCTGTATCGAATCAGGATTCGGTGAACCGCTAG
- a CDS encoding MotA/TolQ/ExbB proton channel family protein — protein sequence MYRLQSCSFAVTITAACCLALFACSTTKAQNFDSFSNPVQNGFETPDRKVSTPKVASDSLQGAAPIKVTDSATEDAVESATADEATVPPVVASTRLSDLLRRGGVLMIPIGICSLILLVFVFERFISLRKGRIIPGPFVSRVLEQVRSGELNRESAISLCERNGSAIANVFKAGFSKWGRPSVEIEQAVLDEGERESNHLRRYLRLINGVATVCPLLGMLGTVLGMIHAFDAIAASAPMQSEPSMTIATGISQALLTTAAGLTVAIPALIAYLFFSGRADRHVMELDSLGMKVVNLVSAEAIALSQKSRATSSSSRTKTRKAA from the coding sequence ATGTACCGTTTGCAATCATGCTCATTCGCCGTCACGATTACAGCCGCCTGCTGCTTGGCGCTGTTCGCGTGTTCGACGACGAAAGCTCAGAATTTCGACTCGTTTTCGAACCCGGTTCAAAACGGCTTTGAAACGCCGGACCGAAAAGTTTCGACTCCCAAAGTCGCATCCGACTCATTGCAGGGTGCTGCTCCGATCAAAGTCACCGACAGCGCGACCGAGGATGCTGTGGAATCCGCAACGGCAGATGAGGCTACGGTTCCTCCAGTCGTTGCGTCGACTCGATTGAGTGACCTTCTTCGGCGCGGCGGCGTGTTAATGATTCCGATTGGAATCTGCTCGCTGATCCTGCTGGTCTTTGTGTTCGAACGCTTCATCAGTCTTCGCAAAGGCCGCATCATCCCGGGGCCTTTCGTCTCTCGAGTCCTGGAGCAGGTCCGCAGCGGCGAACTGAATCGCGAATCAGCGATCTCACTGTGCGAGCGAAACGGTTCGGCCATTGCAAACGTCTTCAAGGCCGGTTTTTCGAAATGGGGACGACCTTCGGTAGAAATCGAACAGGCCGTTTTGGATGAAGGCGAACGCGAATCAAACCATTTGCGACGCTACTTGCGATTGATCAACGGTGTCGCGACCGTCTGCCCGCTGTTGGGAATGTTGGGCACAGTTTTGGGAATGATTCACGCGTTTGATGCAATTGCAGCATCGGCGCCGATGCAGTCGGAGCCAAGCATGACGATCGCGACCGGGATCAGCCAGGCTCTGCTGACGACCGCGGCAGGTTTGACCGTCGCGATTCCCGCCTTGATCGCGTACCTGTTCTTTTCCGGGCGTGCCGATCGACATGTCATGGAGCTGGATTCATTGGGGATGAAAGTCGTGAACCTGGTTTCTGCGGAAGCGATTGCACTGAGTCAAAAGTCACGTGCGACGAGCTCTTCCAGCAGAACGAAAACACGAAAGGCCGCGTAA
- a CDS encoding tetratricopeptide repeat protein — protein MSIALIIFILRCKRVLRTATVAMICGVIACSATMAQDGSIAEQDYQLAAGYYQKSDWSQSAASFEDFVSRYPDHRKSSEANFFLAESKIQLGNYADALIGFQTFIAQHPNHRLTPRATFRMGEAAFQLGKGKIALKSLELFIKKYPQHALVEYAMPYLGELRLGFNEPKLAQRAFSTALKMFPDSELADQNRYGLAQSYRMLGKKDTAARYWKFVATENDSDYAALAKLQLGILACENGRLDEAQPYLATAKSELAQEDPEHRLEANYWLGRVALEKGQFEEANSIFTNLESLPADENCGAGICYDAAVAAWKTDREDLAIEWLAKLRSTWPTNQLGARAMALEIELLRQRGLDAVVADYCKQFAERFPKDDLRFNVTEIAGRIHHKEKKFALGVKAFDKLLTEHSAAFDGDTTAPDQRARRTTWLYLKGLCHIGLGEFDTAIRELRLAEANMVNPDSQPQIELAIATSLMGQQLYYDASVEFESYLEKAEPEDRENVMSALSRLVVCYGNLNRWEDADEAINVLLEGDRETGLKAIQFVSDHAYEKKRFDVATRYYKTLAMPENESHFRNQGLAGLSWLMMETNSAEANEVFQRLVDEYPDSTFSSRAAIARAKFLEGQDDATTACELYRSVVARFSKTELAQIARLRLAWFNQQAGDVESLHKARAQIEVFLQVAEATPADSGQKSLTLVGEALYQLGWVNHDLGETEASMTAFSDLVATRPESKYWPDAAYRVASSMLEVGEFEHASEMVKKILAQQTVPPEVKIQTLYLQSKVAAESDRWDEVPDLMQKLIDSSNDETVIATAKYWKAEALYRYGDFDGAGLLFDEMQPNATLIGESLEPWLLLRLAQCHGKSQRWTNAAMLARDCLERFEGFSNAYEFRFLLGRAAEYDGMFDDARNHYLQVIESTDGAGTETAAISQWRIGETYFHQNKHKEAIAAYSKTNSDYSFSRWSSAALIQAGKCQEHLGNWQHAATLYAQLLERHPESEFVADAKERLGRVNRFAKLPNSETKTH, from the coding sequence ATGTCCATTGCCTTGATCATCTTTATCCTCCGTTGCAAACGCGTCCTGCGAACGGCAACCGTTGCCATGATTTGCGGTGTGATCGCCTGCTCCGCGACCATGGCCCAGGACGGAAGCATTGCGGAACAGGACTACCAACTCGCCGCGGGCTACTACCAGAAATCCGACTGGAGCCAGTCGGCCGCATCGTTCGAAGATTTCGTGTCTCGCTACCCGGACCACCGAAAGTCGTCGGAAGCAAATTTCTTTCTGGCTGAATCCAAAATCCAATTGGGCAACTATGCGGATGCGTTGATTGGATTTCAGACCTTCATCGCGCAGCACCCGAACCACCGTTTGACTCCGCGAGCCACGTTCCGAATGGGCGAAGCAGCGTTTCAGCTGGGTAAAGGAAAGATCGCTCTCAAGTCACTGGAACTTTTCATCAAAAAGTATCCGCAACACGCGTTAGTTGAGTACGCAATGCCATACCTTGGCGAATTGCGTTTGGGATTCAACGAGCCCAAACTTGCTCAACGAGCATTTTCGACAGCGCTAAAGATGTTCCCCGACAGCGAACTCGCTGACCAGAACCGCTACGGTTTGGCCCAGAGTTATCGCATGCTGGGCAAGAAGGACACGGCAGCGAGATACTGGAAATTCGTGGCAACGGAGAACGACTCGGACTACGCCGCACTGGCGAAACTGCAACTCGGAATTCTCGCCTGCGAGAACGGCAGGCTTGACGAAGCTCAACCCTATTTGGCTACAGCGAAATCAGAACTGGCTCAGGAAGACCCGGAACATCGCCTCGAAGCCAACTATTGGCTTGGTCGTGTGGCGTTGGAAAAAGGTCAGTTCGAGGAAGCGAATTCAATTTTCACTAACCTTGAGTCGCTCCCGGCGGATGAAAACTGCGGTGCAGGAATCTGTTACGACGCAGCGGTGGCGGCATGGAAAACAGATCGCGAAGACTTGGCGATCGAATGGCTGGCAAAACTACGCTCGACCTGGCCAACCAATCAACTGGGCGCTCGTGCGATGGCTCTGGAAATTGAACTGCTACGCCAGCGAGGACTCGACGCGGTCGTTGCGGACTATTGCAAGCAGTTTGCAGAACGTTTTCCCAAGGACGACTTGCGATTCAACGTGACTGAAATTGCCGGCCGGATCCACCACAAGGAAAAGAAGTTTGCTCTGGGCGTGAAGGCGTTCGACAAGCTGCTGACCGAGCACTCTGCGGCGTTCGATGGCGATACAACGGCCCCCGACCAACGTGCACGGCGAACGACGTGGCTGTACCTCAAAGGACTGTGCCACATCGGTTTGGGCGAGTTTGATACTGCGATCCGCGAACTGCGTTTGGCAGAGGCAAACATGGTCAACCCGGACTCACAACCGCAGATCGAACTGGCGATCGCGACGTCGCTGATGGGGCAGCAGCTTTACTACGATGCGTCGGTCGAATTCGAATCCTATCTGGAGAAAGCCGAACCTGAAGATCGCGAAAACGTCATGTCGGCGCTTTCTCGCCTGGTGGTTTGCTACGGAAATCTGAACCGCTGGGAAGACGCAGACGAAGCGATCAACGTGTTGCTGGAAGGCGATCGCGAAACGGGACTCAAGGCGATTCAGTTCGTCTCGGATCACGCGTACGAGAAGAAGCGATTTGACGTCGCGACTCGATACTACAAAACGCTCGCGATGCCAGAAAACGAATCGCATTTCCGCAACCAGGGACTGGCCGGGCTGTCGTGGTTGATGATGGAGACCAACTCGGCAGAAGCCAACGAGGTCTTCCAACGCTTGGTCGACGAGTATCCGGACAGTACGTTTTCTTCACGTGCCGCGATCGCACGTGCAAAATTCCTCGAAGGTCAGGATGATGCGACAACTGCCTGTGAGCTGTACAGATCTGTCGTCGCCCGTTTCTCCAAAACGGAACTGGCGCAAATCGCTCGCTTGCGACTGGCGTGGTTCAACCAACAGGCCGGAGACGTCGAATCGTTGCACAAAGCTCGGGCTCAGATCGAAGTCTTCCTGCAAGTTGCAGAGGCGACTCCGGCGGACAGCGGTCAAAAATCTCTGACGCTCGTCGGCGAAGCACTTTATCAACTCGGTTGGGTCAACCACGATCTCGGGGAAACCGAAGCATCGATGACCGCGTTTTCGGATCTTGTCGCGACTCGGCCGGAAAGCAAGTATTGGCCCGATGCAGCCTACCGTGTGGCCAGCTCAATGCTTGAAGTGGGTGAGTTCGAGCATGCGTCGGAGATGGTCAAGAAAATTCTGGCTCAGCAGACCGTGCCGCCGGAAGTCAAAATTCAGACGTTGTATTTGCAGTCCAAGGTTGCTGCCGAAAGCGACCGATGGGATGAAGTTCCGGACCTGATGCAAAAATTAATCGACAGCTCAAACGACGAAACTGTGATCGCCACGGCGAAGTACTGGAAGGCCGAAGCGCTTTATCGCTACGGTGATTTCGATGGAGCAGGGTTGCTGTTCGACGAAATGCAACCCAACGCCACCCTGATTGGTGAATCCCTGGAACCGTGGTTGCTGTTGCGACTGGCTCAGTGCCACGGCAAGTCTCAGCGCTGGACTAACGCAGCCATGTTGGCTCGCGATTGCCTTGAGCGTTTTGAAGGGTTCTCCAATGCTTACGAATTCCGGTTCCTTCTCGGACGTGCTGCCGAATACGACGGCATGTTCGATGATGCTCGCAATCATTACCTTCAGGTCATTGAGTCGACCGATGGAGCGGGGACGGAAACGGCAGCGATTTCCCAGTGGCGAATTGGCGAAACCTACTTTCACCAGAACAAGCACAAAGAAGCCATCGCGGCGTATTCGAAAACGAACTCAGACTACAGTTTCAGCCGTTGGAGCAGTGCTGCATTGATCCAGGCCGGAAAATGTCAGGAGCATCTTGGCAACTGGCAGCACGCGGCGACGCTGTACGCGCAACTGCTCGAGCGTCACCCGGAAAGCGAATTCGTTGCTGACGCCAAAGAGCGGCTTGGTCGCGTGAATCGTTTCGCAAAACTTCCCAACAGCGAAACAAAGACTCACTAA
- a CDS encoding Nramp family divalent metal transporter produces the protein MTESNPRRFRLGPGLLVTAAFIGPGTVVTASKAGALYGPSLLWAVAFACLTTIAFQEMAARIGIVSGQGLGQAIRKLIQSPALQFGIAALIVVAILVGNAAYQTGNILGAASGVEIFAQSSEASYFQPWIVGAIGAFAIVIIYLNKFSVLQNVLTGLVVLLSLLFLAAAAISAPPISQIASGLIPSVPKGSLWLLVAVLGTTVVPYNLFLHASLAATLWNDCKTDEQKSIAIRHSRIDTILSVTLGGLVTAAIMLSGSAAFAEARAAGNAEASFSGVASIATQLRPALGDLSSWLFGIGLFAAGLTSAITAPVAAGFAAAGCFGWPNKLTDWRVQAVAAAVVLIGVFAAIWMGGSPQQIIALAQVANGLLLPVLAIFILMIANQKELMSRYVNSKLFNTIAIAMIVVILLLALRQLKGGLGF, from the coding sequence ATGACAGAATCCAATCCCAGAAGATTTCGGCTTGGCCCTGGGCTGTTGGTCACGGCAGCATTCATCGGCCCCGGCACCGTGGTCACTGCTAGCAAAGCCGGCGCGCTCTACGGCCCATCGCTACTTTGGGCGGTCGCATTCGCTTGCTTGACCACGATCGCGTTCCAGGAAATGGCCGCCCGGATCGGAATCGTCTCCGGCCAGGGACTCGGCCAGGCCATCAGGAAACTGATCCAGTCCCCTGCCCTGCAATTCGGAATCGCAGCCTTGATCGTGGTCGCGATTCTAGTTGGCAACGCTGCCTACCAGACCGGCAACATCCTTGGTGCTGCATCCGGCGTCGAGATTTTTGCACAGTCTTCCGAAGCCAGCTACTTCCAGCCCTGGATTGTTGGAGCAATCGGAGCGTTCGCGATTGTGATCATTTACCTGAACAAATTTTCGGTGCTGCAAAACGTGCTCACGGGCCTGGTTGTCCTGTTGAGCCTGTTGTTCCTCGCGGCGGCAGCGATCAGCGCCCCTCCGATCAGCCAAATCGCCTCCGGGTTGATTCCGTCCGTCCCGAAAGGTTCGCTGTGGTTGCTGGTCGCAGTTCTGGGGACAACTGTCGTTCCTTACAATCTTTTCCTGCACGCCAGTCTCGCGGCGACGCTGTGGAACGATTGCAAAACTGACGAACAGAAATCCATCGCGATTCGCCATTCACGAATCGATACCATCCTGTCAGTCACGCTCGGCGGATTGGTGACGGCCGCGATCATGCTTTCCGGTTCAGCCGCGTTTGCCGAAGCGCGTGCCGCGGGCAATGCAGAAGCTTCCTTTTCCGGAGTCGCCAGCATCGCGACTCAACTGCGCCCCGCCCTGGGTGATCTTTCGTCGTGGTTGTTCGGGATCGGGCTGTTTGCCGCCGGGCTCACCAGCGCGATCACGGCTCCCGTTGCCGCAGGCTTTGCCGCCGCCGGCTGTTTCGGGTGGCCAAACAAGCTGACGGACTGGAGGGTTCAAGCAGTCGCTGCAGCTGTCGTTCTGATCGGCGTTTTCGCAGCTATCTGGATGGGAGGAAGTCCACAACAAATAATCGCATTGGCTCAAGTCGCCAACGGGTTGCTGCTGCCAGTGTTGGCAATTTTCATTTTGATGATTGCCAACCAGAAAGAACTGATGTCACGATACGTGAACTCAAAACTATTCAACACGATCGCAATCGCCATGATTGTGGTTATCCTGTTGTTGGCCCTCCGTCAACTCAAAGGTGGGCTTGGGTTTTGA